The Akkermansia sp. N21116 genome includes a region encoding these proteins:
- the ribB gene encoding 3,4-dihydroxy-2-butanone-4-phosphate synthase, with protein sequence MNSPLSRFGLTSEERVLRAVDSIRRGSGVLLVDDEDRENEGDLIFAADSMTVPQMAQMIRHCSGIVCLCLTEGKADELGLPLMVSNNTSRYGTAFTISIEAAEGVTTGVSASDRIATIRAAVAPGACPEDLSHPGHIFPLRARSGGVLTRPGHTEGTVDLARLAGRSPSGVLCELTNEDGSMSRLPEVVAFAEAHGYPVVAIADLADYLRNHSGE encoded by the coding sequence ATGAATTCTCCTCTTTCCCGATTTGGACTGACTTCCGAAGAACGCGTCCTGCGTGCAGTTGATTCCATCCGCCGTGGCAGCGGGGTTCTTCTTGTCGATGACGAAGATCGCGAGAACGAGGGAGACTTGATTTTTGCCGCCGATAGCATGACTGTACCGCAGATGGCGCAAATGATTCGCCATTGCAGCGGCATCGTCTGCCTGTGCTTGACGGAAGGAAAAGCGGATGAACTGGGGCTGCCTCTTATGGTTTCCAACAATACGAGCCGCTATGGTACTGCCTTCACCATTAGCATTGAAGCTGCCGAAGGCGTGACGACTGGAGTCTCGGCTTCCGACCGTATCGCGACCATTCGTGCGGCTGTCGCTCCCGGCGCTTGTCCGGAAGACTTGTCGCATCCCGGTCATATTTTCCCCCTTCGCGCTCGCTCCGGCGGTGTCCTGACCCGTCCCGGACATACGGAGGGTACTGTCGATTTAGCTCGTCTGGCTGGTCGTTCTCCGTCTGGTGTCTTGTGCGAATTGACTAACGAGGACGGTTCTATGTCCCGCCTCCCCGAAGTCGTCGCGTTCGCCGAAGCGCACGGATACCCTGTCGTTGCCATTGCCGATCTGGCCGATTACCTTCGTAATCATTCCGGCGAATAA
- a CDS encoding L,D-transpeptidase family protein, with protein MKNAWMTVAAVAGLVLWSSCSSVGTDGDNGLAVTSPGEPAYHGRNYRDNALMADASGKALKMHVSIDNQKGTLFVDGKKALVFPLSTGIPGHSTPKGNFKIYGKELVHYSSLYGSIYNDDGKQVVRYADRRKNSVPAGAKFSGAPMPYTMWFSGSCALHEGEVPDPPMLASHGCIHLPQEVARELYELCPVGMTVTVSN; from the coding sequence ATGAAAAACGCATGGATGACAGTAGCCGCAGTGGCGGGATTGGTGTTATGGAGCTCCTGCTCCTCGGTGGGAACGGACGGGGACAATGGCTTGGCGGTGACCTCTCCGGGGGAACCTGCCTACCATGGCAGGAACTACAGGGATAATGCTCTGATGGCCGATGCTTCCGGCAAAGCATTGAAGATGCACGTTTCGATCGACAACCAGAAGGGTACCCTGTTCGTCGACGGAAAAAAGGCGCTTGTCTTTCCCCTGAGTACGGGTATTCCCGGTCACTCCACCCCGAAGGGGAACTTCAAAATCTATGGCAAGGAACTCGTTCATTATTCATCCCTTTACGGCAGCATTTACAACGATGACGGCAAGCAGGTCGTCCGGTATGCGGACAGGAGGAAGAACAGCGTACCGGCCGGGGCCAAATTTTCCGGAGCTCCCATGCCGTACACAATGTGGTTCAGCGGCTCCTGTGCTCTTCATGAAGGAGAAGTGCCGGATCCTCCCATGCTGGCGTCACACGGGTGTATCCACTTGCCGCAGGAAGTTGCCAGAGAACTGTATGAGCTGTGTCCGGTCGGGATGACCGTGACCGTCTCCAATTAA
- a CDS encoding sialidase family protein, with translation MSLLGALACYSLQANSAFCQENGSEGISALTSIPYIFKSGEGGYKCYRIPAIVQSPRGTLIAFAEGRVNSTADHGNLDIVASRSTDGGKTWSDLIIVQDDGDNQCGNPAPVVDSATGRIFLISCGSNASEYAIMDGKATREVYIQHSDDDGLTWSKRRNITAQTKKHDWRWYATGPCSGIQIREGRHKGRLVIPANHSDADRQYKAHCIYSDDAGDTWNIGETAGIGSNESQIAETATDVLVQNMRMQTHGKGMRGIRTSHDGGATWTPLKLELALPCPVCQGSIARDYNTENTLYFSNPAATPRARKNITIRTSTNGGESWPYAKTVYEGPSGYSNLIILNTGQIGILYEAGKKDLAEGIAFRTFSKEELLVPCDKSQDKTSK, from the coding sequence TTGTCCTTACTGGGCGCTTTGGCATGTTACTCCCTGCAAGCCAATTCTGCCTTCTGCCAAGAGAACGGCTCGGAGGGGATTTCAGCTCTGACTTCCATCCCCTACATCTTTAAATCGGGGGAAGGCGGATACAAATGTTATCGTATCCCCGCCATCGTCCAAAGCCCCCGAGGCACCCTGATCGCCTTCGCTGAAGGCCGCGTCAACAGCACAGCAGACCACGGCAACCTCGATATCGTAGCCAGCCGTTCTACAGACGGAGGGAAAACATGGAGCGATCTCATCATCGTCCAGGACGACGGCGACAACCAATGTGGCAACCCTGCCCCTGTCGTCGACAGTGCCACCGGTAGAATATTCCTGATATCCTGTGGTTCAAACGCCAGCGAATACGCCATCATGGATGGCAAAGCCACGCGTGAAGTGTACATTCAGCACTCAGACGACGATGGGCTCACATGGAGCAAACGGCGCAACATCACCGCCCAAACCAAAAAGCACGACTGGCGCTGGTACGCCACCGGTCCCTGCTCCGGCATTCAAATCAGAGAAGGTCGCCACAAAGGACGCCTCGTCATCCCGGCCAATCACAGCGATGCAGACAGGCAATACAAGGCCCACTGCATCTACTCCGACGACGCCGGAGATACCTGGAACATCGGCGAAACAGCCGGCATCGGATCAAACGAAAGCCAGATTGCAGAAACAGCGACCGACGTACTTGTGCAAAACATGCGCATGCAAACCCATGGGAAAGGCATGCGCGGCATCAGAACCAGCCACGACGGAGGAGCCACCTGGACCCCTCTGAAACTTGAGCTCGCCCTGCCCTGTCCCGTCTGCCAAGGCTCCATCGCCCGCGACTACAACACAGAGAACACCCTCTACTTTTCCAACCCTGCCGCCACACCACGCGCCAGAAAAAACATAACCATCCGCACCTCCACCAACGGCGGTGAATCCTGGCCCTACGCCAAAACCGTTTACGAAGGTCCATCCGGATACTCCAACCTCATCATCCTGAACACAGGACAAATCGGCATCCTTTACGAAGCCGGTAAGAAAGACCTTGCAGAAGGAATCGCCTTCCGCACCTTCAGCAAAGAAGAACTCCTCGTACCCTGCGACAAATCCCAGGATAAAACCTCAAAATAG
- a CDS encoding SPFH domain-containing protein, with protein MAQQSSLLSIKFGTLATLAIIFGTGIFLYNNMGNHRVLSGFAGYVYTKPIIGSNEFQGVLIGPASTGFTWRRAVSKVSITPETTIEHFSTKDNTAILGKDKLPISCQASMVFRLNPKKIKEFMEQYGGIAQTSGKNDDEDADEIMGFAYKNFIQQPFRTAVRTELSKYPALDASSNLQKISDDVLTQVRRRLEQTPFVVDSVAVGETNPPTPIIEAVVNKVKATQENERKAIELEIAQKDIAIQKAKGEAEGTLKYEIAKQEAQGRIAQGKAEAEVSLLKAEAKAKGTILEAKAEAEGLALKEKAMGPNMLRAKMYDNMLNNAKIYLPSSNGSDKNSAMSVLGVLNLNDQPQSK; from the coding sequence ATGGCACAACAATCTTCCCTGCTTAGCATAAAATTCGGCACCCTTGCAACCCTTGCAATCATCTTTGGTACCGGAATCTTCCTGTACAACAACATGGGAAACCATCGCGTCCTCTCTGGATTTGCCGGATACGTTTACACCAAACCCATCATCGGCAGCAACGAATTCCAAGGAGTCCTCATCGGCCCCGCCTCCACCGGTTTCACCTGGCGCCGCGCCGTCAGCAAAGTTTCCATCACCCCGGAAACAACCATCGAGCACTTCTCCACCAAAGACAACACCGCAATCCTTGGCAAAGACAAACTTCCCATCTCCTGCCAGGCATCCATGGTCTTCCGCCTCAATCCTAAAAAAATTAAGGAATTCATGGAACAATACGGCGGCATCGCTCAAACCAGCGGGAAAAACGACGATGAAGACGCCGATGAAATCATGGGGTTTGCATACAAAAACTTCATCCAGCAACCCTTCCGCACCGCCGTTCGTACAGAATTAAGCAAATACCCCGCACTCGACGCCTCCAGCAACCTCCAGAAAATATCCGACGATGTCCTCACCCAGGTCAGAAGGCGCCTGGAACAAACCCCGTTCGTCGTCGACTCCGTTGCCGTTGGTGAGACCAACCCTCCGACCCCCATCATCGAAGCCGTCGTCAACAAAGTCAAAGCCACACAGGAAAACGAACGTAAAGCCATCGAACTGGAAATCGCCCAAAAAGACATCGCCATCCAAAAAGCTAAAGGCGAAGCCGAAGGAACTCTCAAATACGAAATAGCCAAACAGGAAGCCCAGGGACGCATAGCCCAAGGGAAAGCCGAAGCAGAAGTCTCCCTTCTCAAAGCAGAAGCCAAGGCCAAAGGTACCATACTCGAAGCCAAGGCAGAAGCCGAAGGCCTTGCTCTCAAGGAAAAAGCCATGGGCCCCAACATGCTGAGGGCAAAAATGTACGACAACATGCTCAACAACGCCAAAATCTATCTACCCTCCTCCAACGGTTCAGATAAAAACTCGGCCATGTCCGTCCTGGGAGTCCTCAACCTCAACGACCAGCCGCAAAGTAAATAA
- a CDS encoding substrate-binding domain-containing protein — translation MPRKPSPIQTETIANHIRDMIIGKRWNHALPSERELSNILSVGRETIRKALSNLEENGWIAPPQHNRPRIITRYTPDHDVQAPLQEQPSEIIGLITPIPIDRMPQQVLVELYEIEKVLEYDNLQLRVYEIPWAMGKKPGPKLDRLVHASPHICWILYQTSEETQLWFKQRAIPCLVRGSSHTSACLPFIDTHWEATARHAATHLWSRGHHTSVLCIPDSPLKGNQLMKKAFLEFQGEKWNPLFIPIPDQTDQFFNLLNNTFDAHPDITSFVVLRSQHAITLMSWAAAHSLPIPDKISIISLSYNPVLEHILPPIAHYKSNIRKTVRRLIRMLRILREGKPLHSTYIIPDFCQGASIIHEPQ, via the coding sequence ATGCCTCGGAAGCCTTCCCCCATCCAGACGGAAACAATTGCCAATCATATCAGGGACATGATTATCGGAAAAAGATGGAACCATGCCCTCCCCTCCGAAAGAGAATTGTCCAACATACTCTCCGTAGGCCGGGAAACTATCAGAAAAGCTCTCTCCAACTTGGAAGAAAATGGCTGGATTGCCCCGCCGCAGCACAACAGGCCTCGTATCATTACCCGCTACACACCGGATCACGATGTACAAGCTCCACTACAAGAACAACCTTCCGAGATCATCGGCCTGATCACTCCGATACCAATCGACAGAATGCCTCAGCAAGTACTCGTTGAACTCTATGAAATAGAAAAAGTTCTCGAGTACGACAATCTACAGCTCCGGGTTTACGAAATCCCCTGGGCCATGGGGAAAAAACCCGGTCCCAAATTGGACCGACTCGTCCACGCCTCCCCTCACATATGCTGGATCCTTTACCAGACTTCTGAAGAAACCCAGCTTTGGTTCAAACAACGCGCCATCCCATGTCTCGTCCGGGGTAGTAGCCACACATCGGCTTGCCTCCCCTTCATCGATACTCACTGGGAAGCCACAGCACGGCATGCGGCTACCCACCTATGGAGCCGTGGGCACCATACATCCGTCCTTTGCATTCCGGACTCTCCTCTCAAAGGCAACCAATTAATGAAAAAAGCTTTCCTTGAATTCCAAGGTGAAAAATGGAACCCGCTCTTCATTCCCATTCCAGACCAAACGGATCAATTTTTCAATCTTCTGAACAACACATTCGACGCCCACCCGGATATCACCTCATTTGTTGTTCTCAGAAGCCAGCATGCCATCACCCTCATGTCCTGGGCAGCAGCGCATTCACTCCCCATTCCGGACAAAATCAGCATCATCAGTCTCAGTTACAACCCCGTTCTGGAACACATCCTGCCTCCCATCGCTCATTACAAATCCAACATCCGTAAAACAGTACGCCGCCTCATCCGCATGCTGAGAATCCTGCGTGAAGGAAAACCACTTCACAGCACATATATCATTCCCGATTTTTGCCAAGGTGCTTCAATCATCCATGAACCACAATAA
- a CDS encoding glycoside hydrolase family 43 protein, with amino-acid sequence MRKIIQFILLAGSLLPCLAALPSVGNTSFKPGQLWYDDKGVAINGHGAGFCKVGKTYYWFGEHKVEGDAGNYAQVGVHCYSSRDLYNWKDEGIALAVEESPDSPIAKGCILERPKVIYNKKTGKYVMWFHLERKGHGYGDAMSGVAVSDKVTGPYKFLHALRANPGKWPLNMPEKEKTMENAPKAPSLNSSNYPDGMNEYAMFKRDFEKGQMARDMTLFVDTDGKGYHIFSSEENGTMHIAELSDDFTTHSGKFVRVFPGRFMEAPAICKKDGFYYLIASGCTGWAPNTARSAYAKNILGPWTELKNPCVGPNSHTTFGGQSTFILPVPVRGKMEYVFIADQWRPANAIDGRYVWLPIQWDGHQMKIEWKDEWSLDKPKS; translated from the coding sequence ATGAGAAAAATCATCCAATTCATTCTGTTAGCCGGCTCCTTGCTCCCGTGTCTTGCCGCATTGCCTTCCGTTGGGAATACCTCTTTCAAACCGGGGCAGCTTTGGTACGACGACAAAGGGGTTGCCATTAATGGTCATGGGGCCGGTTTTTGCAAAGTGGGGAAGACGTATTACTGGTTTGGCGAGCACAAGGTGGAAGGCGATGCCGGTAATTATGCCCAAGTAGGGGTGCATTGCTACTCATCCAGGGATTTGTATAACTGGAAGGATGAAGGGATTGCCCTGGCTGTCGAGGAATCCCCGGATAGCCCTATTGCCAAAGGGTGTATTTTGGAACGTCCCAAGGTGATCTACAATAAAAAGACCGGCAAGTATGTGATGTGGTTCCATCTGGAACGCAAAGGCCATGGGTATGGCGATGCCATGAGCGGGGTTGCCGTCAGTGACAAAGTGACCGGTCCGTACAAATTTCTTCACGCCCTGCGTGCGAATCCGGGCAAATGGCCTCTGAATATGCCCGAGAAGGAGAAGACCATGGAAAATGCGCCGAAGGCTCCTTCTCTGAATTCGAGCAATTATCCGGATGGCATGAATGAATATGCCATGTTCAAACGGGATTTTGAAAAGGGGCAGATGGCCCGCGACATGACCCTGTTTGTCGATACGGATGGAAAAGGGTACCACATTTTCTCCTCCGAGGAAAACGGGACGATGCATATTGCCGAACTATCCGATGACTTTACGACGCATTCCGGGAAGTTCGTCCGCGTGTTTCCGGGGCGTTTTATGGAGGCTCCCGCCATTTGCAAAAAGGACGGATTCTATTACCTGATAGCCTCCGGTTGTACGGGCTGGGCGCCCAATACGGCACGTTCCGCCTATGCGAAAAATATTCTGGGCCCGTGGACAGAGTTGAAGAACCCTTGTGTAGGTCCCAATTCCCATACGACTTTCGGAGGACAAAGCACGTTTATTCTTCCGGTTCCTGTTCGCGGGAAAATGGAGTATGTGTTCATTGCCGACCAGTGGCGTCCGGCCAATGCTATCGATGGTCGTTATGTATGGCTGCCGATTCAGTGGGACGGCCACCAGATGAAGATCGAGTGGAAGGACGAGTGGAGCCTGGATAAGCCGAAATCCTGA
- the trmB gene encoding tRNA (guanosine(46)-N7)-methyltransferase TrmB, with translation MMPVAFVPHDFFCRYSPMDIFGSPEPFEVDLGCGDGGFLLQMAAHFPERRFLGIERLLGRVRGVCTQAEKEELQNVRVLRIESSYFLEWFLEPGSISRLHYLCPDPWPKTRHHKNRLIQDSLMPVLHTALANEGEFLFKTDHEEYYEWVLDHIERSGLFSSLSWEEDAFFYPKTDFQLHWEGMGKTIYRARFVKKV, from the coding sequence ATGATGCCGGTTGCCTTTGTCCCTCACGATTTTTTTTGCCGTTATTCACCGATGGATATATTCGGTTCGCCCGAGCCTTTCGAGGTTGATTTGGGGTGTGGCGATGGCGGTTTCCTTTTGCAGATGGCGGCCCATTTCCCCGAACGCCGTTTTTTGGGGATCGAACGTTTGCTGGGGCGTGTGCGGGGTGTTTGTACTCAGGCGGAAAAGGAGGAATTGCAGAATGTGCGCGTTCTGCGCATCGAGAGCTCCTATTTTCTGGAGTGGTTTCTGGAACCCGGCTCCATTTCGCGTTTGCACTACCTTTGTCCGGATCCCTGGCCGAAAACGCGTCACCACAAAAACCGTCTTATTCAGGATAGCCTGATGCCCGTTCTTCACACCGCCTTGGCTAATGAAGGGGAATTCCTCTTCAAGACTGATCATGAGGAATACTATGAATGGGTGCTCGACCATATTGAGCGTAGCGGTCTTTTCAGCAGCCTCTCCTGGGAAGAAGATGCTTTCTTCTATCCCAAAACGGACTTTCAACTCCACTGGGAAGGTATGGGAAAGACGATTTACCGAGCTCGATTCGTGAAGAAAGTGTAA
- a CDS encoding NfeD family protein — MVTSDTMRYWNFIIFMLIAMFGMIPKAGATEQDNDNKIYYTGKVVVIPIGEETLANTQSFGFMNRTLKRANDEQAAAIVFELNTPGGLAWETSELMMKGLYPMKVPTFAFVNTKAMSAGALVASACDSIYMAPVSSIGAAGIVNSTGEEMDPMMRKKVESAFSAFTRSVVEEKNHNSELIRAMMIPASKDETFGPVKLAKGELLTLTGKEAVSPGSDGKPLLAKGIVNNVKELLEREHITAPVVTATPTGFERIALWIAWASPFLILIGMGAAYIEMKTPGFGIAGAIAALAFALFFFGNHIAGNLAGYETAALFVVGCILLLVEIFLVPGTFVSGLLGVLLIIAALFSGMISLADINSLLRSGDFSVESIASVSLLPLTKLAVGMAGGMVLIMLLMRFLPDSPLFRSLSNNSVSGGQDAGAAVGVSATGATIGSLGETVTELKPNGKALIHGEIYEVCSRQGLLIKGTPVRVIEKRAFDLIVEAADIPAPQQEAGNQPEQ, encoded by the coding sequence GTGGTAACGTCAGACACCATGCGATATTGGAACTTTATCATTTTCATGCTGATTGCCATGTTCGGCATGATTCCGAAAGCCGGGGCAACCGAGCAAGACAATGACAACAAGATTTACTACACCGGGAAAGTCGTCGTCATTCCCATCGGTGAAGAAACCTTGGCCAATACTCAGAGCTTCGGCTTCATGAACCGTACCCTGAAACGGGCCAACGACGAACAGGCTGCGGCTATCGTCTTTGAACTCAACACTCCCGGAGGCCTCGCCTGGGAAACCAGCGAACTGATGATGAAAGGCCTCTATCCCATGAAAGTTCCAACCTTCGCCTTCGTCAACACCAAGGCCATGTCCGCCGGTGCCCTTGTTGCGTCCGCCTGCGATTCCATCTATATGGCCCCCGTATCTTCCATCGGCGCCGCAGGTATCGTCAATTCCACTGGTGAAGAAATGGACCCGATGATGCGCAAAAAGGTAGAAAGTGCCTTTTCCGCCTTCACCCGTTCCGTCGTGGAAGAAAAAAATCATAATTCGGAACTCATCCGGGCCATGATGATCCCTGCATCCAAAGACGAAACCTTCGGCCCCGTCAAACTGGCCAAAGGAGAACTCCTTACCCTGACAGGCAAAGAAGCAGTTTCTCCCGGTTCCGACGGCAAACCGTTGCTGGCCAAAGGTATCGTCAACAATGTCAAGGAACTGCTGGAGAGGGAACACATAACAGCCCCAGTCGTTACAGCTACGCCAACCGGATTCGAACGCATTGCCTTGTGGATCGCCTGGGCTTCCCCCTTCCTCATCCTGATAGGGATGGGGGCCGCCTATATCGAAATGAAAACTCCGGGATTCGGAATCGCCGGAGCCATTGCCGCCCTGGCATTTGCCCTCTTCTTTTTCGGCAATCACATCGCCGGCAACCTGGCAGGTTATGAAACGGCGGCATTGTTCGTCGTCGGATGCATCCTGTTGCTCGTTGAAATTTTTCTGGTTCCCGGAACCTTCGTTAGCGGACTGCTGGGCGTCTTGTTAATCATCGCCGCCCTGTTCAGCGGCATGATCAGCCTGGCTGACATCAATTCCCTGTTGCGGTCAGGAGATTTCTCCGTGGAATCCATCGCCAGCGTTTCCCTTCTTCCTTTGACCAAGCTTGCTGTCGGCATGGCGGGAGGCATGGTACTCATCATGTTGCTCATGCGTTTCCTGCCGGATTCCCCTCTCTTCCGCTCCCTGTCCAACAACTCCGTCAGCGGAGGCCAGGACGCAGGTGCCGCAGTCGGCGTCTCCGCTACCGGAGCTACCATCGGTTCTCTCGGAGAAACGGTTACGGAACTGAAACCGAACGGTAAAGCCCTCATTCATGGAGAAATTTACGAGGTTTGCTCTCGACAAGGACTACTCATCAAGGGTACCCCTGTTCGCGTCATTGAAAAACGCGCATTCGACCTCATCGTCGAAGCGGCCGATATCCCCGCGCCCCAACAAGAAGCAGGCAACCAGCCTGAACAATAA
- a CDS encoding DMT family transporter: protein MKNENLKGHLAMLGCNTMWGLMAPMCKFALHTGEISSVAMASFRMLGATCLFWLASGFTRQEKVASKDMLMLFFAALFGIVLNQGSYTLGVGLTSPADASIITTTTPIIAMIMAAFYLKEPITGKKVSGVFMSAVGAVLLIAGSGQISGGADSSGNVWGDLLVLFAQMSVAGYFVFFKGLISRYSPVTLMKWMFMYASICWLPFAYHDVAAIPFSSLSFSLYGSTGYVVFFGTFLTYLLLPVGQKRLRPTVVSMYNYVQPIVASVVAVWWGMDTFGVLKFLAVALVFGGVYMVTQSKSREQMEEDRKVRLRRRMALSRLKRRRENVLPKISGGKKSAPGM from the coding sequence ATGAAGAATGAAAATCTCAAAGGCCATTTGGCGATGCTCGGATGCAATACAATGTGGGGGTTGATGGCTCCCATGTGCAAGTTTGCGCTTCACACAGGTGAAATCAGTTCTGTAGCAATGGCTTCTTTCCGTATGCTGGGGGCAACGTGTCTGTTCTGGCTGGCTTCAGGTTTTACTCGGCAGGAAAAGGTGGCTTCCAAGGATATGCTGATGCTGTTTTTTGCGGCTTTGTTCGGTATCGTTCTGAATCAGGGGTCTTATACTTTGGGGGTTGGCTTGACGTCCCCGGCCGATGCTTCGATCATTACGACGACGACTCCGATCATTGCCATGATTATGGCGGCATTTTACCTGAAAGAGCCTATTACGGGGAAGAAGGTGTCCGGCGTGTTTATGAGTGCGGTGGGGGCGGTGCTGTTGATTGCCGGCAGCGGACAGATTTCCGGAGGCGCGGATTCATCCGGCAATGTATGGGGGGATCTGCTGGTGCTTTTCGCGCAGATGAGTGTTGCCGGTTATTTTGTGTTTTTCAAGGGATTGATATCGCGGTATTCCCCGGTGACGTTGATGAAGTGGATGTTCATGTATGCTTCCATATGCTGGCTTCCCTTTGCGTATCATGATGTGGCTGCCATTCCATTTTCCTCGTTGTCGTTCTCCCTTTACGGGAGTACGGGGTACGTCGTATTTTTCGGTACGTTTTTGACGTATTTGCTGCTTCCCGTCGGGCAGAAGCGGTTGAGGCCTACTGTTGTCAGTATGTACAATTATGTGCAGCCTATCGTGGCTTCCGTCGTAGCGGTATGGTGGGGAATGGATACGTTCGGGGTACTCAAATTTCTGGCTGTAGCGCTGGTGTTTGGCGGGGTCTATATGGTGACTCAAAGTAAATCCCGGGAACAGATGGAAGAGGATCGTAAGGTTCGTCTTCGCCGTCGTATGGCGCTTTCCCGGCTCAAGAGAAGACGGGAAAACGTGTTGCCGAAAATTTCCGGAGGGAAAAAATCCGCCCCGGGCATGTAG
- a CDS encoding Gfo/Idh/MocA family oxidoreductase, whose amino-acid sequence MNTTSPLKIGILGAGSIASTMAHTLSRMEGAECVAIASRTPDKAREFAHAHGIARSYGSYESMMKDPDIELVYIATPHSQHAENAELCLSHGKHVLCEKAFTVNATEAERIIALARARGLLLAEAIWTRYMPSRRIIDEILAGGAIGTATSLSANLGYSLGHVGRLQDPALAGGALLDLGIYPLNFAAMFFGHDIRETISSAIMTDRGVDASNSITLCYEDGRMACLHSNMLAMTDRHGYIFGDKGYISVTNINNCEGINVYNLKRELSAHYDVPPQISGYEYQVEACAQAIRDGRTECPDMPHEETLRMMCLMDAIRASWGMRFPME is encoded by the coding sequence ATGAACACGACATCCCCGTTAAAAATCGGCATCCTCGGAGCCGGTTCCATCGCTTCTACCATGGCTCATACTCTCTCCCGGATGGAGGGAGCCGAATGCGTCGCCATCGCTTCGCGAACTCCGGATAAAGCCCGGGAATTCGCGCACGCCCACGGTATAGCCCGTTCCTACGGTTCCTATGAATCCATGATGAAAGATCCGGACATCGAGCTGGTATACATTGCTACCCCCCACTCCCAGCACGCAGAAAACGCCGAGCTCTGCCTTAGCCACGGCAAGCACGTCCTATGTGAAAAAGCATTCACTGTCAATGCAACCGAAGCCGAACGCATCATTGCTCTGGCCCGTGCCCGGGGATTACTCCTTGCTGAAGCCATCTGGACGCGCTACATGCCTTCCCGCCGCATAATCGACGAGATCCTTGCCGGCGGAGCCATCGGCACGGCAACCTCGTTGTCGGCCAACCTAGGCTATTCCCTTGGACATGTCGGACGGCTGCAAGATCCGGCCCTGGCCGGAGGTGCCTTGCTTGATCTGGGTATTTACCCGCTCAACTTCGCCGCCATGTTTTTCGGCCACGACATTCGGGAGACCATCAGTTCCGCCATCATGACCGATCGTGGAGTCGATGCTTCCAACAGCATCACCCTCTGCTACGAAGACGGACGCATGGCCTGCCTCCACAGCAACATGCTGGCCATGACGGACCGCCACGGCTACATCTTCGGAGACAAAGGCTATATCTCCGTGACCAACATCAACAACTGCGAAGGAATTAACGTTTACAACCTCAAGCGCGAACTCTCCGCCCATTACGACGTCCCTCCCCAAATCAGCGGTTATGAGTACCAGGTAGAGGCTTGCGCACAGGCCATCCGAGATGGACGGACGGAATGCCCCGATATGCCCCACGAGGAAACCCTCCGCATGATGTGCCTCATGGATGCAATCCGGGCTTCCTGGGGCATGAGATTCCCCATGGAATAA
- a CDS encoding septal ring lytic transglycosylase RlpA family protein, producing MKEWRMVSIAALLGIFLPSCSSSPKSEDYPGYMTRPYTIRGKKYVPMSVERALYFSQTGIASHYDESGFWGFSSGETSIGEDVRPWHLHAAHPYLPLPCEVRVTSLRTGKSVKVRVNDRGPFVKGRVIDLSSAAAKKLGFRHAGLEKVHIQVLSVGDGKWKRKSPVFH from the coding sequence ATGAAAGAATGGCGCATGGTCAGCATCGCAGCCCTGCTGGGCATTTTTCTCCCCTCGTGTTCGTCGTCCCCCAAATCGGAAGACTATCCGGGCTATATGACTCGTCCCTACACGATCCGCGGTAAAAAATATGTACCGATGAGCGTCGAACGTGCCTTGTATTTTTCTCAAACGGGAATCGCTTCCCACTACGACGAATCCGGTTTTTGGGGGTTCAGTTCCGGAGAAACCTCCATCGGAGAAGATGTTCGTCCCTGGCACCTGCATGCAGCACACCCGTACCTGCCCCTTCCCTGCGAAGTTCGGGTCACATCGCTCCGTACCGGGAAATCCGTCAAGGTACGGGTCAACGACCGGGGGCCCTTCGTTAAAGGCAGAGTAATCGACCTGAGTTCCGCTGCCGCCAAAAAACTGGGATTCCGACATGCCGGGCTGGAAAAAGTCCACATTCAGGTACTCTCTGTCGGCGACGGTAAATGGAAACGCAAAAGCCCGGTTTTCCACTGA